A single genomic interval of Helianthus annuus cultivar XRQ/B chromosome 6, HanXRQr2.0-SUNRISE, whole genome shotgun sequence harbors:
- the LOC110865534 gene encoding E3 ubiquitin-protein ligase PRT6 isoform X3, with translation MFRMEIDSPSSSSSSELDAPILSPKDRILKRLALIDVSEESLEHMQPGIIAYVKRNSSRLQEIFNAILPSDYEIQTAIEAEADPGIEDLLHESMVWLQWLMFDGDPVDMLQRLALLNVGQRGVCGSVWASGEMAYRCRTCEIDPTCAICVPCFVNGDHKDHDYSVIKTGSGCCDCGDVTGWKRSGFCSKHKGAEQIQPLQEDIAKTLGPVLDCLLRHWKNSLLFMDNASEPKAVADVLTSAVVGMLLEFCKCSESLLGFVSGRLCYEVDLLDVLVRAERFLSLDAVSKLHKLLLKLLSDPFFKYEFAKAFIKYYPTVVNDVLQESTDATFQNLPLLSTFGVQIFTVPTLTPRLVKEMDLLTMLLECLSKIFSSCSGQDHRLEVSEWEDMYKTTQYVVKHIEYVMSHSTIPKYMTCERRGISRTWMKLLGFLQGMNPEKREIHIHVEEENENIDLPFLLVGSIANINVLLVAGAFSTKEESVSTINVKAVEGNDARVSVLTSVSWLIFECLRAIEYWLKANNTSGFGGHGVEGDYTNELEVLSLADWPEIEYDVSSQEISVHIPLHRLLSLALQRALKRCYGESESSAYGDFFGHVLGGCHPYGFSAFVMEHPLRIRVFCSQVRAGMWRKNGDAALASYEWYRFVKWSEQGLELDIFLLQCCAALAPADFYIARIVERFGLSDYLSLNMERANEYEPALVQEMLNLIIQILKERRFCGLTTAQCLQRELIYKLSSGNATHSELANSLPRDLSNVDQLQQVLDTVAEYTYPSGTKQGMYQLRLEYWKELDLYHPRWNLQDLQAAEERYLRFCNASAMANQLPKWSKIYPPLNGLAKVATCKTVLQIIRAVLFYALFTDKLMESRAPDGVLVTSLHLLSLALDISQVQIQGGDMDNSIPLLGYAGEEIFTGFNDGHDHQSLLSLLVSLMRKNQKENTYGFVESGGFDLSSLIKDLLQKFAELDSGCLKKLQILAPEVVNLLSHSKPSSDTSNSASMSDSDKRKAKARERQATIMEKMKAQQSKFMENINSTAESGLNDSSDAEERISDVANGSDGHEQVICSLCHDANSKSPVSFLILLQKSSVASLLDKGFPSWEKDVQRSGKEQALNNDDTFNNQSSSSVETLTSSQLMDSVQNAINEFASTSLPHEVNAFPRSSHDNSSQAATSLGDLFEESMYTHILNNDLMKSEDLSAASCSSSSYGSSNESLLLGKYVASLYDEIANNPSPSETRGSHSNTTPSSVTLGMTYDGFGPSDCNGIYVSSCGHAVHQGCLDRYLPSLKERDSRRTDLEGGHIVDPRQGEFLCPACRGLANSILPDLPREETKDIWQSKSQNLFPSDVNNVSLLRRPLSLLQAAADVSRRNEILRAIPVQQKRQKDTNLEYMVPLLRELYFPGNDKVSGSSRVSDSMIMWDTLKYSLVSTEIAARSEKTSSATILSTGALYEELRSSNGFILSLLLKIAQKNRVQSSLDIPLRLWCTQQFAKSICCVDTLNEPRNDAYRVGEYMTSTLGSTDMSIRFPNLQVWAMASYPVLASDAFSTLMWILFCLPVPFMYSEKTFFPLVHICYVVSITQAAITYIGRNESIHDFRHHDSLLSDIFKFVGEHGFLKQYFVCNYINNSCDINESIRRLSFPFLRRCAILWKLMNSSTSSPFSGVLRSSKTFEDRMDHASGTLNETIEIEELEKVFKIPPLDNIVNDELSRSLVKKWLQHIAKDFKVNNPSGVLHLTPVVPVKLMVLPYLYQDLLQRYMKWKCVNCGAAQDKPALCLLCGLLCSPRWKTCCRDDTCQTHAMSCGAGTGVFLLIRETRILLQRSAHQAFWPSPYLDAFGEEDIGMRRGKPLYLNEERYAALSHMVASHGIGRSSKV, from the exons ATGTTCAGGATGGAGATTgattcaccatcatcatcatcatcatctgaacttgatgcacctattctttcaccaAAAGATCGTATACTCAAG AGGCTAGCTCTAATAGATGTGTCTGAAGAGAGTCTTGAGCATATGCAGCCCGGGATAATCGCATATGTTAAAAGAAACAGTTCCAGATTACAAGAAATTTTTAATGCGATTTTACCATCTGATTATGAGATTCAGACCGCCATTGAAGCAGAGGCAGACCCTGGCATTGAGGATTTACTACATGAAAGCATGGTTTGGTTGCAGTGGTTGATGTTTGATGGTGATCCTGTTGACATGCTACAACGACTGGCGTTGTTGAATGTTGGGCAACGTGGTGTTTGTGGATCCGTGTGGGCCAGTGGTGAGATGGCATACCGTTGTAGAACATGCGAAATTGATCCCACTTGTGCAATTTGCGTCCCGTGTTTTGTAAACGGTGATCATAAAGATCATGATTACTCAGTTATAAAAACAGGCAGTGGATGCTGTGATTGTGGGGACGTGACAGGATGGAAACGTAGCGGATTTTGTTCTAAACATAAAGGAGCAGAACAAATACAACCACTTCAAGAAGATATTGCAAAGACTCTAGGTCCTGTTTTGGATTGTCTTCTTCGTCACTGGAAAAACAGTTTATTATTCATGGATAATGCTTCAGAACCAAAAGCGGTTGCAGATGTGCTGACATCAGCAGTGGTGGGGATGCTTTTGGAATTTTGTAAGTGCAGTGAAAGCTTGCTTGGTTTTGTTTCCGGAAGATTATGCTATGAGGTTGATTTGCTGGACGTTCTCGTAAGGGCAGAGCGGTTTTTGAGCTTGGATGCTGTCTCAAAGCTTCACAAACTACTTTTAAAGTTGCTAAGTGATCCTTTTTTCAAATACGAGTTTGCAAAGGCTTTTATAAAGTATTATCCCACAGTCGTAAATGACGTTTTGCAAGAGAGTACAGATGCTACTTTTCAGAACCTACCACTACTATCAACATTCGGGGTTCAGATTTTCACTGTCCCTACCCTGACTCCACGTCTCGTTAAGGAAATGGATCTTTTAACCATGCTTTTGGAGTGTTTGAGCAAGATATTCAGTTCTTGTTCTGGACAGGATCATCGACTAGAA GTTTCAGAGTGGGAAGATATGTACAAAACAACACAATATGTTGTTAAACATATTGAATATGTCATGAGCCATTCAACTATACCAAAATACATGACATGTGAGAGGCGTGGCATTTCCAGAACGTGGATGAAACTATTAGGTTTTTTGCAGGGAATGAACCCTGAAAAAAGAGAAATACATATTCATGtagaagaagaaaatgaaaaTATCGATTTACCTTTTCTTTTAGTCGGTTCCATTGCAAATATTAATGTTTTATTAGTAGCTGGTGCGTTTTCCACCAAAGAGGAATCAGTTTCCACTATAAATGTGAAG GCTGTTGAAGGAAATGATGCTCGTGTTTCAGTTTTGACTTCAGTTTCATGGTTAATCTTCGAGTGTTTACGGGCCATTGAATACTGGTTGAAAGCTAACAATACATCAG GTTTTGGAGGTCATGGGGTGGAAGGGGATTATACAAATGAATTAGAGGTTTTAAGTTTGGCAGATTGGCCAGAAATTGAATATGATGTTAGTTCACAAGAGATATCGGTGCATATCCCGTTGCATCGTTTGCTCTCATTGGCTTTACAAAGAGCATTGAAGAGGTGTTATGGTGAATCTGAGTCATCTGCTTATGGTGATTTTTTTGGCCACGTGTTAGGTGGCTGCCACCCGTACGGATTCTCTGCTTTTGTGATGGAACATCCTCTGCGTATTAGGGTTTTCTGTAGTCAAGTTCGTGCGGGGATGTGGCGGAAGAATGGTGATGCAGCACTAGCATCTTACGAGTGGTATCGTTTTGTTAAATG GTCAGAGCAGGGTTTGGAACTTGATATATTTCTTCTACAGTGCTGTGCTGCATTAGCTCCAGCAGACTTTTATATTGCTAGAATCGTAGAACGTTTTGGTCTATCAGATTACCTTTCTTTGAATATGGAAAGAGCTAACGA GTATGAACCGGCTTTGGTGCAGGAGATGCTAAATCTTATCATACAAATATTGAAAGAAAGACGATTTTGTGGATTGACTACAGCTCAATGTCTGCAGCGTGAGTTAATTTATAAGTTATCATCCGGCAACGCTACTCACAGTGAACTGGCCAATTCCCTTCCTCGTGACCTTTCTAATGTTGACCAACTTCAACAAGTTCTGGATACCGTAGCTGAGTACACGTATCCATCTGGAACCAAACAG GGTATGTACCAATTGCGTTTAGAGTACTGGAAAGAACTAGATTTGTACCATCCTCGTTGGAATTTACAAGACTTACAAGCTGCAGAAGAAAGATACTTGCGTTTTTGTAATGCTTCGGCTATGGCAAATCAGCTTCCGAAGTGGTCAAAGATTTATCCTCCTCTTAACGGGTTAGCTAAAGTAGCTACATGTAAAACGGTTCTACAAATCATTCGGGCTGTTCTCTTTTACGCACTTTTTACTGATAAGTTGATGGAATCACGTGCTCCGGACGGTGTTCTTGTAACATCTTTACACTTGCTATCATTAGCATTGGACATTTCTCAAGTGCAGATCCAAGGTGGTGATATGGATAATTCTATTCCTCTTTTAGGCTATGCTGGTGAGGAAATATTTACGGGGTTCAATGATGGACATGATCATCAAAGCTTATTATCACTTCTTGTGTCATTAATgagaaaaaatcaaaaagaaaacACGTACGGTTTTGTGGAATCTGGTGGGTTTGACCTCTCTTCTTTGATCAAGGATCTTCTTCAGAAATTTGCTGAGCTGGATTCTGGATGCCTAAAAAAATTGCAAATATTAGCACCTGAGGTTGTTAATCTGCTATCTCATTCCAAGCCTAGTAGCGATACAAGTAATAGCGCTTCCATGTCCGACAGTGATAAACGAAAGGCCAAAGCTCGTGAGAGACAAGCTACAATAATG GAAAAAATGAAGGCACAACAGTCAAAATTCATGGAGAACATAAATTCAACTGCAGAGAGTGGCTTAAATGATTCTAGTGATGCTGAAGAAAGAATTTCCGATGTTGCAAACGGTTCAGATGGACATGAGCAAGTAATCTGTTCTCTTTGTCATGATGCCAATTCCAAGTCACCTGTGTCTTTTCTAATTCTTCTCCAG AAATCCAGTGTTGCGAGTTTACTTGATAAAGGTTTCCCATCATGGGAAAAAGACGTTCAAAGGTCTGGGAAGGAGCAAGCTTTAAATAATGATGATACGTTTAATAATCAATCTTCAAGTAGTGTAGAAACGCTAACGTCATCCCAGTTGATGGATTCGGTTCAGAATGCAATTAATGAATTTGCTTCCACCAGTCTGCCACATGAGGTTAATGCTTTTCCTCGATCATCACATGATAATAGCAGTCAAGCAGCCACGTCTTTGGGTGATCTGTTTGAAGAAAGTATGTATACACATATTCTGAACAATGATTTGATGAAGTCCGAGGATCTGTCAGCTGCTAGTTGTAGTTCAAGTTCATATGGCAGTTCAAATGAATCACTTTTGCTTGGAAAATACGTTGCTTCTTTGTATGATGAAATAGCGAATAATCCGTCACCTTCAGAAACTAGAGGGTCCCATAGTAACACAACACCGAGTTCAGTAACTTTAGGTATGACATATGATGGTTTTGGCCCGTCAGATTGCAATGGAATTTATGTTTCTTCCTGTGGGCATGCTGTGCATCAGGGTTGCCTTGATCGTTATCTACCGTCACTGAAAGAAAG AGATTCTAGAAGAACTGATCTTGAAGGAGGTCATATTGTGGATCCACGTCAG GGGGAGTTTTTATGTCCTGCTTGTCGTGGACTTGCAAATTCTATTTTACCTGATTTACCTAGAGAAGAAACAAAGGACATCTGGCAATCAAAAAGTCAAAATCTATTCCCTTCAGATGTTAATAATGTTTCTCTCCTTAGACGACCACTTTCTCTTTTGCAAGCTGCAGCTGATGTTTCTAGAAGAAATGAAATTTTAAGGGCTATTCCAGTGcaacaaaaaagacaaaaagacacAAATCTAGAATATATGGTTCCTTTGCTACGTGAATTGTATTTCCCGGGAAATGACAAAGTTTCAGGATCGAGTCGGGTAAGTGACTCGATGATCATGTGGGACACCCTCAAATATTCCCTTGTATCTACAGAAATAGCTGCTAGATCCGAAAAGACTTCTTCAGCTACCATTCTTAGCACTGGTGCCTTGTATGAAGAACTAAGATCTTCGAATGGGTTTATTTTATCATTATTACTGAAAATTGCTCAAAAAAACCGAGTCCAAAGTTCTCTTGATATTCCCTTAAGATTATGGTGTACTCAGCAGTTCGCAAAGTCTATTTGTTGTGTTGACACTCTCAATGAACCACGCAATGACGCCTATAGAGTTGGGG AATATATGACGAGCACGTTGGGAAGCACTGACATGAGCATACGATTCCCTAATCTTCAAGTTTGGGCGATGGCATCGTATCCTGTACTTGCATCTGATGCGTTTTCAACTTTAATGTGGATCCTTTTTTGTCTTCCGGTCCCGTTTATGTACTCTGAGAAAACATTCTTTCCTCTTGTTCATATATGCTATGTTGTCTCCATAACTCAG GCCGCAATAACATATATCGGAAGAAATGAATCTATACATGATTTCCGTCACCATGATTCTCTTCTCAGTGACATTTTCAAATTCGTGGGTGAACATGGATTCTTAAAACAGTACTTTGTTTGCAACTATATCAACAACTCTTGTGATATCAACGAGTCTATTCGTAGGCTAAGCTTTCCGTTTCTACGAAGGTGTGCCATCCTGTGGAAATTAATGAACTCTTCAACTTCATCACCATTTAGTGGGGTCCTTAGATCATCAAAAACATTTGAAGATAGAATGGATCATGCTTCTGGCACGCTTAACGAAACTATTGAAATCGAGGAGTTGGAGAAGGTGTTTAAGATTCCACCACTGGACAACATAGTTAATGATGAGCTGTCACGATCTTTGGTTAAGAAATGGTTGCAACACATTGCAAAGGATTTTAAAGTTAATAATCCTTCAGGGGTTTTGCACTTAACCCCTGTAGTCCCAGTTAAGTTAATGGTCTTGCCTTATCTCTACCAAGATCTCTTGCAAAG ataCATGAAATGGAAGTGTGTTAACTGTGGAGCTGCTCAGGATAAACCTGCATTATGCTTGTTGTGTGGTTTATTGTGCTCACCAAGATGGAAGACGTGCTGCAG GGATGACACATGCCAAACTCATGCAATGTCTTGTGGTGCTGGTACTGGTGTATTTCTGTTGATTAGG GAAACTAGAATATTACTTCAAAGATCAGCTCATCAAGCATTTTGGCCGTCTCCTTACCTGGATGCGTTTGGTGAAGAG GACATTGGAATGCGTAGGGGAAAGCCGTTATATTTAAATGAAGAACGCTATGCGGCCTTAAGTCACATG GTGGCTTCTCATGGTATTGGTCGCAGTTCAAAAGTGTAG
- the LOC110865534 gene encoding E3 ubiquitin-protein ligase PRT6 isoform X1 codes for MFRMEIDSPSSSSSSELDAPILSPKDRILKRLALIDVSEESLEHMQPGIIAYVKRNSSRLQEIFNAILPSDYEIQTAIEAEADPGIEDLLHESMVWLQWLMFDGDPVDMLQRLALLNVGQRGVCGSVWASGEMAYRCRTCEIDPTCAICVPCFVNGDHKDHDYSVIKTGSGCCDCGDVTGWKRSGFCSKHKGAEQIQPLQEDIAKTLGPVLDCLLRHWKNSLLFMDNASEPKAVADVLTSAVVGMLLEFCKCSESLLGFVSGRLCYEVDLLDVLVRAERFLSLDAVSKLHKLLLKLLSDPFFKYEFAKAFIKYYPTVVNDVLQESTDATFQNLPLLSTFGVQIFTVPTLTPRLVKEMDLLTMLLECLSKIFSSCSGQDHRLEVSEWEDMYKTTQYVVKHIEYVMSHSTIPKYMTCERRGISRTWMKLLGFLQGMNPEKREIHIHVEEENENIDLPFLLVGSIANINVLLVAGAFSTKEESVSTINVKVVNEQDSFSSLTSLDYEMKAVEGNDARVSVLTSVSWLIFECLRAIEYWLKANNTSGFGGHGVEGDYTNELEVLSLADWPEIEYDVSSQEISVHIPLHRLLSLALQRALKRCYGESESSAYGDFFGHVLGGCHPYGFSAFVMEHPLRIRVFCSQVRAGMWRKNGDAALASYEWYRFVKWSEQGLELDIFLLQCCAALAPADFYIARIVERFGLSDYLSLNMERANEYEPALVQEMLNLIIQILKERRFCGLTTAQCLQRELIYKLSSGNATHSELANSLPRDLSNVDQLQQVLDTVAEYTYPSGTKQGMYQLRLEYWKELDLYHPRWNLQDLQAAEERYLRFCNASAMANQLPKWSKIYPPLNGLAKVATCKTVLQIIRAVLFYALFTDKLMESRAPDGVLVTSLHLLSLALDISQVQIQGGDMDNSIPLLGYAGEEIFTGFNDGHDHQSLLSLLVSLMRKNQKENTYGFVESGGFDLSSLIKDLLQKFAELDSGCLKKLQILAPEVVNLLSHSKPSSDTSNSASMSDSDKRKAKARERQATIMEKMKAQQSKFMENINSTAESGLNDSSDAEERISDVANGSDGHEQVICSLCHDANSKSPVSFLILLQKSSVASLLDKGFPSWEKDVQRSGKEQALNNDDTFNNQSSSSVETLTSSQLMDSVQNAINEFASTSLPHEVNAFPRSSHDNSSQAATSLGDLFEESMYTHILNNDLMKSEDLSAASCSSSSYGSSNESLLLGKYVASLYDEIANNPSPSETRGSHSNTTPSSVTLGMTYDGFGPSDCNGIYVSSCGHAVHQGCLDRYLPSLKERDSRRTDLEGGHIVDPRQGEFLCPACRGLANSILPDLPREETKDIWQSKSQNLFPSDVNNVSLLRRPLSLLQAAADVSRRNEILRAIPVQQKRQKDTNLEYMVPLLRELYFPGNDKVSGSSRVSDSMIMWDTLKYSLVSTEIAARSEKTSSATILSTGALYEELRSSNGFILSLLLKIAQKNRVQSSLDIPLRLWCTQQFAKSICCVDTLNEPRNDAYRVGEYMTSTLGSTDMSIRFPNLQVWAMASYPVLASDAFSTLMWILFCLPVPFMYSEKTFFPLVHICYVVSITQAAITYIGRNESIHDFRHHDSLLSDIFKFVGEHGFLKQYFVCNYINNSCDINESIRRLSFPFLRRCAILWKLMNSSTSSPFSGVLRSSKTFEDRMDHASGTLNETIEIEELEKVFKIPPLDNIVNDELSRSLVKKWLQHIAKDFKVNNPSGVLHLTPVVPVKLMVLPYLYQDLLQRYMKWKCVNCGAAQDKPALCLLCGLLCSPRWKTCCRDDTCQTHAMSCGAGTGVFLLIRETRILLQRSAHQAFWPSPYLDAFGEEDIGMRRGKPLYLNEERYAALSHMVASHGIGRSSKV; via the exons ATGTTCAGGATGGAGATTgattcaccatcatcatcatcatcatctgaacttgatgcacctattctttcaccaAAAGATCGTATACTCAAG AGGCTAGCTCTAATAGATGTGTCTGAAGAGAGTCTTGAGCATATGCAGCCCGGGATAATCGCATATGTTAAAAGAAACAGTTCCAGATTACAAGAAATTTTTAATGCGATTTTACCATCTGATTATGAGATTCAGACCGCCATTGAAGCAGAGGCAGACCCTGGCATTGAGGATTTACTACATGAAAGCATGGTTTGGTTGCAGTGGTTGATGTTTGATGGTGATCCTGTTGACATGCTACAACGACTGGCGTTGTTGAATGTTGGGCAACGTGGTGTTTGTGGATCCGTGTGGGCCAGTGGTGAGATGGCATACCGTTGTAGAACATGCGAAATTGATCCCACTTGTGCAATTTGCGTCCCGTGTTTTGTAAACGGTGATCATAAAGATCATGATTACTCAGTTATAAAAACAGGCAGTGGATGCTGTGATTGTGGGGACGTGACAGGATGGAAACGTAGCGGATTTTGTTCTAAACATAAAGGAGCAGAACAAATACAACCACTTCAAGAAGATATTGCAAAGACTCTAGGTCCTGTTTTGGATTGTCTTCTTCGTCACTGGAAAAACAGTTTATTATTCATGGATAATGCTTCAGAACCAAAAGCGGTTGCAGATGTGCTGACATCAGCAGTGGTGGGGATGCTTTTGGAATTTTGTAAGTGCAGTGAAAGCTTGCTTGGTTTTGTTTCCGGAAGATTATGCTATGAGGTTGATTTGCTGGACGTTCTCGTAAGGGCAGAGCGGTTTTTGAGCTTGGATGCTGTCTCAAAGCTTCACAAACTACTTTTAAAGTTGCTAAGTGATCCTTTTTTCAAATACGAGTTTGCAAAGGCTTTTATAAAGTATTATCCCACAGTCGTAAATGACGTTTTGCAAGAGAGTACAGATGCTACTTTTCAGAACCTACCACTACTATCAACATTCGGGGTTCAGATTTTCACTGTCCCTACCCTGACTCCACGTCTCGTTAAGGAAATGGATCTTTTAACCATGCTTTTGGAGTGTTTGAGCAAGATATTCAGTTCTTGTTCTGGACAGGATCATCGACTAGAA GTTTCAGAGTGGGAAGATATGTACAAAACAACACAATATGTTGTTAAACATATTGAATATGTCATGAGCCATTCAACTATACCAAAATACATGACATGTGAGAGGCGTGGCATTTCCAGAACGTGGATGAAACTATTAGGTTTTTTGCAGGGAATGAACCCTGAAAAAAGAGAAATACATATTCATGtagaagaagaaaatgaaaaTATCGATTTACCTTTTCTTTTAGTCGGTTCCATTGCAAATATTAATGTTTTATTAGTAGCTGGTGCGTTTTCCACCAAAGAGGAATCAGTTTCCACTATAAATGTGAAGGTAGTTAATGAACAGGACTCTTTTTCTAGTCTAACTTCGTTGGATTATGAAATGAAGGCTGTTGAAGGAAATGATGCTCGTGTTTCAGTTTTGACTTCAGTTTCATGGTTAATCTTCGAGTGTTTACGGGCCATTGAATACTGGTTGAAAGCTAACAATACATCAG GTTTTGGAGGTCATGGGGTGGAAGGGGATTATACAAATGAATTAGAGGTTTTAAGTTTGGCAGATTGGCCAGAAATTGAATATGATGTTAGTTCACAAGAGATATCGGTGCATATCCCGTTGCATCGTTTGCTCTCATTGGCTTTACAAAGAGCATTGAAGAGGTGTTATGGTGAATCTGAGTCATCTGCTTATGGTGATTTTTTTGGCCACGTGTTAGGTGGCTGCCACCCGTACGGATTCTCTGCTTTTGTGATGGAACATCCTCTGCGTATTAGGGTTTTCTGTAGTCAAGTTCGTGCGGGGATGTGGCGGAAGAATGGTGATGCAGCACTAGCATCTTACGAGTGGTATCGTTTTGTTAAATG GTCAGAGCAGGGTTTGGAACTTGATATATTTCTTCTACAGTGCTGTGCTGCATTAGCTCCAGCAGACTTTTATATTGCTAGAATCGTAGAACGTTTTGGTCTATCAGATTACCTTTCTTTGAATATGGAAAGAGCTAACGA GTATGAACCGGCTTTGGTGCAGGAGATGCTAAATCTTATCATACAAATATTGAAAGAAAGACGATTTTGTGGATTGACTACAGCTCAATGTCTGCAGCGTGAGTTAATTTATAAGTTATCATCCGGCAACGCTACTCACAGTGAACTGGCCAATTCCCTTCCTCGTGACCTTTCTAATGTTGACCAACTTCAACAAGTTCTGGATACCGTAGCTGAGTACACGTATCCATCTGGAACCAAACAG GGTATGTACCAATTGCGTTTAGAGTACTGGAAAGAACTAGATTTGTACCATCCTCGTTGGAATTTACAAGACTTACAAGCTGCAGAAGAAAGATACTTGCGTTTTTGTAATGCTTCGGCTATGGCAAATCAGCTTCCGAAGTGGTCAAAGATTTATCCTCCTCTTAACGGGTTAGCTAAAGTAGCTACATGTAAAACGGTTCTACAAATCATTCGGGCTGTTCTCTTTTACGCACTTTTTACTGATAAGTTGATGGAATCACGTGCTCCGGACGGTGTTCTTGTAACATCTTTACACTTGCTATCATTAGCATTGGACATTTCTCAAGTGCAGATCCAAGGTGGTGATATGGATAATTCTATTCCTCTTTTAGGCTATGCTGGTGAGGAAATATTTACGGGGTTCAATGATGGACATGATCATCAAAGCTTATTATCACTTCTTGTGTCATTAATgagaaaaaatcaaaaagaaaacACGTACGGTTTTGTGGAATCTGGTGGGTTTGACCTCTCTTCTTTGATCAAGGATCTTCTTCAGAAATTTGCTGAGCTGGATTCTGGATGCCTAAAAAAATTGCAAATATTAGCACCTGAGGTTGTTAATCTGCTATCTCATTCCAAGCCTAGTAGCGATACAAGTAATAGCGCTTCCATGTCCGACAGTGATAAACGAAAGGCCAAAGCTCGTGAGAGACAAGCTACAATAATG GAAAAAATGAAGGCACAACAGTCAAAATTCATGGAGAACATAAATTCAACTGCAGAGAGTGGCTTAAATGATTCTAGTGATGCTGAAGAAAGAATTTCCGATGTTGCAAACGGTTCAGATGGACATGAGCAAGTAATCTGTTCTCTTTGTCATGATGCCAATTCCAAGTCACCTGTGTCTTTTCTAATTCTTCTCCAG AAATCCAGTGTTGCGAGTTTACTTGATAAAGGTTTCCCATCATGGGAAAAAGACGTTCAAAGGTCTGGGAAGGAGCAAGCTTTAAATAATGATGATACGTTTAATAATCAATCTTCAAGTAGTGTAGAAACGCTAACGTCATCCCAGTTGATGGATTCGGTTCAGAATGCAATTAATGAATTTGCTTCCACCAGTCTGCCACATGAGGTTAATGCTTTTCCTCGATCATCACATGATAATAGCAGTCAAGCAGCCACGTCTTTGGGTGATCTGTTTGAAGAAAGTATGTATACACATATTCTGAACAATGATTTGATGAAGTCCGAGGATCTGTCAGCTGCTAGTTGTAGTTCAAGTTCATATGGCAGTTCAAATGAATCACTTTTGCTTGGAAAATACGTTGCTTCTTTGTATGATGAAATAGCGAATAATCCGTCACCTTCAGAAACTAGAGGGTCCCATAGTAACACAACACCGAGTTCAGTAACTTTAGGTATGACATATGATGGTTTTGGCCCGTCAGATTGCAATGGAATTTATGTTTCTTCCTGTGGGCATGCTGTGCATCAGGGTTGCCTTGATCGTTATCTACCGTCACTGAAAGAAAG AGATTCTAGAAGAACTGATCTTGAAGGAGGTCATATTGTGGATCCACGTCAG GGGGAGTTTTTATGTCCTGCTTGTCGTGGACTTGCAAATTCTATTTTACCTGATTTACCTAGAGAAGAAACAAAGGACATCTGGCAATCAAAAAGTCAAAATCTATTCCCTTCAGATGTTAATAATGTTTCTCTCCTTAGACGACCACTTTCTCTTTTGCAAGCTGCAGCTGATGTTTCTAGAAGAAATGAAATTTTAAGGGCTATTCCAGTGcaacaaaaaagacaaaaagacacAAATCTAGAATATATGGTTCCTTTGCTACGTGAATTGTATTTCCCGGGAAATGACAAAGTTTCAGGATCGAGTCGGGTAAGTGACTCGATGATCATGTGGGACACCCTCAAATATTCCCTTGTATCTACAGAAATAGCTGCTAGATCCGAAAAGACTTCTTCAGCTACCATTCTTAGCACTGGTGCCTTGTATGAAGAACTAAGATCTTCGAATGGGTTTATTTTATCATTATTACTGAAAATTGCTCAAAAAAACCGAGTCCAAAGTTCTCTTGATATTCCCTTAAGATTATGGTGTACTCAGCAGTTCGCAAAGTCTATTTGTTGTGTTGACACTCTCAATGAACCACGCAATGACGCCTATAGAGTTGGGG AATATATGACGAGCACGTTGGGAAGCACTGACATGAGCATACGATTCCCTAATCTTCAAGTTTGGGCGATGGCATCGTATCCTGTACTTGCATCTGATGCGTTTTCAACTTTAATGTGGATCCTTTTTTGTCTTCCGGTCCCGTTTATGTACTCTGAGAAAACATTCTTTCCTCTTGTTCATATATGCTATGTTGTCTCCATAACTCAG GCCGCAATAACATATATCGGAAGAAATGAATCTATACATGATTTCCGTCACCATGATTCTCTTCTCAGTGACATTTTCAAATTCGTGGGTGAACATGGATTCTTAAAACAGTACTTTGTTTGCAACTATATCAACAACTCTTGTGATATCAACGAGTCTATTCGTAGGCTAAGCTTTCCGTTTCTACGAAGGTGTGCCATCCTGTGGAAATTAATGAACTCTTCAACTTCATCACCATTTAGTGGGGTCCTTAGATCATCAAAAACATTTGAAGATAGAATGGATCATGCTTCTGGCACGCTTAACGAAACTATTGAAATCGAGGAGTTGGAGAAGGTGTTTAAGATTCCACCACTGGACAACATAGTTAATGATGAGCTGTCACGATCTTTGGTTAAGAAATGGTTGCAACACATTGCAAAGGATTTTAAAGTTAATAATCCTTCAGGGGTTTTGCACTTAACCCCTGTAGTCCCAGTTAAGTTAATGGTCTTGCCTTATCTCTACCAAGATCTCTTGCAAAG ataCATGAAATGGAAGTGTGTTAACTGTGGAGCTGCTCAGGATAAACCTGCATTATGCTTGTTGTGTGGTTTATTGTGCTCACCAAGATGGAAGACGTGCTGCAG GGATGACACATGCCAAACTCATGCAATGTCTTGTGGTGCTGGTACTGGTGTATTTCTGTTGATTAGG GAAACTAGAATATTACTTCAAAGATCAGCTCATCAAGCATTTTGGCCGTCTCCTTACCTGGATGCGTTTGGTGAAGAG GACATTGGAATGCGTAGGGGAAAGCCGTTATATTTAAATGAAGAACGCTATGCGGCCTTAAGTCACATG GTGGCTTCTCATGGTATTGGTCGCAGTTCAAAAGTGTAG